The Lathyrus oleraceus cultivar Zhongwan6 unplaced genomic scaffold, CAAS_Psat_ZW6_1.0 chrUn0412, whole genome shotgun sequence DNA segment TTAGGTCTAGTAGAAATTAAGGTTAGACGGTGATCCAAAATTTGAATTCAACTGTGAGAGGCGCCACATTTAGTGGATGACATGTCTCGAATAAAATTATGTACCTTTAATGAAGGGAAATGTGAAACACCAATAAAAAATATTTCTAATAAAGTTTATGAAAATTTACTTAAACAATGAAAAACTTACATTATGCGTTGAGGATTCCAATCAATAGAGTAAGTGTGAAAGTCGTTTGTGGGATCAAACCAAAGATAGAATTGTACCTCATGACCTCCATCACCATTGGCATAAAAATTGGTTGAGAGAATATATGGATCACCAGACAAGTTACCCAAAAATTCCATATCAATCTCATCATGGTGTGGTCCTTGAGAACTTAGCTGCATATATGCATATATGCGAAATTAAATAGCCATACAATAAGTAAAAGTTTCTTATATTATGCAATGTGTTATGTGTGTGCGCAACCATAATAGTAATAACTTGTTTTCCATATCTATAAGTTTTGCCACATATAACGATTTGAATTGGCTAATGTCATAAATCTTACACATTCAAGTGGCTAGCTCATCGATGACAAGTTGAATCAAGATCAAACAATATATTTCAAACTCAATATTTTTAGAATTTAAAATATCCAAATCTACTTGATTCATGCATTGTTTGACCTCGATCTAAGCGTCACCGATGTGCCAATTGTGTGAATTTTTAATTATAGGAAGTTGTAATATGCAATATAATGGTTTTATTAGTCTCTTTAACAACATCACAACGAATTTTGCCACATCATCACATTTACCGAAATATTAAAATTTGGAATATATATGCAATTGTCATTTAAAACTATAACAAATGTGAATTAAAGTTTGCATATATGAGTGTAGTTTTGTAACAAAGTACATACATAATATGCAGTGACAGTGCCTGCAGAGTTTCCTGGCACAAGTTTGATTTGCATATCAAATCGTCCAAACAAATATTCATTCTGAGTACCAATGCCAGAGCCAGAATATTTATCCATTGTAAGTGTCATACAATTGCCACCATCTTGTATGTTAGCCCTTTTATCTCCAAATAGAATGTTAAAATCAGTGTTGAAATTTCCTCCAAATGCAATTGTACTAAAGGTTAAGCATAAGCAAAGTAAGAGAAACACAGAGTTATTAGCATATGAAGAAACCATAATTAACTAATGTTTCACTTTGTGTAAATTGATAAATTAAAATTTTGAAAAGGGTTATTTAAATTGAAGTTGGTGTCATATTTTGTGTAAAACGCAACGGATTTAGATCAATTTAGTTGTCTGAAGCTCA contains these protein-coding regions:
- the LOC127114175 gene encoding xyloglucan endotransglucosylase protein 1, with translation MVSSYANNSVFLLLCLCLTFSTIAFGGNFNTDFNILFGDKRANIQDGGNCMTLTMDKYSGSGIGTQNEYLFGRFDMQIKLVPGNSAGTVTAYYLSSQGPHHDEIDMEFLGNLSGDPYILSTNFYANGDGGHEVQFYLWFDPTNDFHTYSIDWNPQRIIILVDNIPIRVIHNRQNIGVPFPTRQPMKLYTTLWNGDSWATRGGQVKIDWSKSPFTAGFRNFSANACMPSPSNNCLGFNGGEDKGLNGETRKKLKEIYSKLIVYDYCRDFIRFARGLPNECRNRLTDHPDEY